One Idiomarina loihiensis L2TR genomic window carries:
- the zapE gene encoding cell division protein ZapE — MSPLERYQYDIEHNDFSKDAAQLNAVKHLQRLHDELIEWHQYQTLPGWQKWFNKEPDQPQGIYFWGGVGRGKTYLVDTFFESLPIERKWRIHFHRFMHRVHNELKQLDKQSDPLRIVADNIAAEARVVCFDEFFVQDITDAMLLGRLFEYLFEKGVVLVATSNIVPDELYKNGLQRARFIPAIKLINQHCEVVNVDSGIDYRLRTLTRAEIFHSPLDEKADKNLWKYFKELAPECKERYESDCIEIEGRDIDVRAECDDVVFFDFTSICKTARSQNDYMEIARLYHAVLISNVEQMGAGKDDTARRFIALVDEFYERRVKLILSADVGIEALYTEGQLTFEFRRCVSRLQEMQSQEYLAMAHKA; from the coding sequence ATGTCTCCACTAGAACGTTATCAGTATGATATAGAACACAATGATTTCTCGAAAGATGCTGCGCAGCTAAACGCTGTTAAACATTTGCAAAGACTGCATGATGAGCTTATTGAGTGGCATCAATATCAGACTCTGCCAGGCTGGCAAAAGTGGTTTAACAAAGAGCCGGATCAGCCTCAGGGCATCTACTTTTGGGGTGGTGTCGGCCGTGGGAAAACCTATCTGGTTGATACCTTCTTTGAAAGTCTGCCAATTGAGCGTAAATGGCGAATCCACTTTCACCGATTTATGCACCGGGTTCATAATGAACTTAAACAACTGGATAAGCAGAGCGATCCGTTACGCATTGTGGCTGATAACATTGCCGCTGAAGCCCGAGTTGTCTGCTTTGACGAGTTTTTTGTGCAGGATATTACCGATGCCATGTTATTGGGCAGGCTGTTTGAATACTTATTTGAGAAAGGGGTGGTGCTGGTAGCGACTTCAAACATCGTTCCTGACGAACTCTATAAAAACGGACTACAGCGCGCGCGTTTCATTCCTGCTATTAAACTCATCAATCAGCACTGTGAAGTGGTTAATGTGGATAGCGGCATCGATTATCGTCTTAGAACGCTTACCCGGGCGGAAATTTTTCATTCGCCACTGGATGAAAAGGCCGATAAGAATTTATGGAAATACTTCAAAGAGCTGGCGCCGGAATGTAAAGAGCGGTACGAATCAGACTGCATTGAAATTGAAGGACGGGATATTGACGTTCGGGCAGAGTGTGACGATGTGGTGTTTTTTGATTTTACCTCCATTTGCAAGACAGCCCGTAGCCAAAATGACTATATGGAAATAGCCCGACTGTACCATGCGGTATTGATTAGTAATGTTGAGCAAATGGGTGCCGGGAAAGATGATACGGCTCGCCGCTTTATCGCGTTAGTCGATGAATTTTATGAACGTCGGGTGAAACTGATTTTGTCAGCAGATGTGGGTATTGAAGCGCTCTATACGGAAGGCCAGTTAACTTTCGAGTTTCGCCGTTGTGTCAGCCGACTGCAGGAAATGCAAAGTCAGGAATATCTGGCAATGGCTCATAAAGCATAA
- the rplM gene encoding 50S ribosomal protein L13 has protein sequence MKTFVAKPETVKRDWYVVDAEGKTLGRLATEIARRLRGKHKPEYTPHVDTGDYIVVINAEKVAVTGNKAQGKMYYSHTGFPGGIKSISFEKLIAKKPEMVIQKAVKGMLPRGPLGRAMFRKLKVYAGTEHNHIAQQPKQLDI, from the coding sequence ATGAAAACATTTGTAGCCAAGCCAGAAACGGTAAAACGCGACTGGTACGTAGTAGACGCTGAAGGCAAAACTTTAGGTCGTTTAGCTACTGAAATCGCTCGTCGTTTACGCGGCAAGCATAAGCCTGAGTACACTCCTCACGTTGATACCGGCGATTACATCGTCGTAATTAACGCTGAGAAAGTTGCTGTTACCGGTAACAAAGCTCAGGGCAAGATGTACTACTCGCACACTGGATTTCCGGGTGGTATCAAATCAATCAGTTTTGAAAAACTGATTGCTAAGAAACCAGAGATGGTCATTCAGAAAGCGGTGAAAGGTATGTTACCCCGTGGTCCATTGGGTCGTGCCATGTTCCGTAAACTGAAAGTGTACGCAGGTACTGAGCATAACCATATTGCTCAACAACCTAAACAACTGGATATATAA
- the rpsI gene encoding 30S ribosomal protein S9 yields the protein MADNQYYGTGRRKNSTARVFLRPGSGNIKINNRELNEYFGRETAQMVVRQPLELVEMTEKFDMYITVSGGGTTGQAGAIRHGITRALMQYDEALRGPLRKEGYVTRDARQVERKKIGLHKARKRPQFSKR from the coding sequence ATGGCAGATAATCAATACTACGGTACTGGTCGTCGCAAAAACTCCACGGCTCGCGTATTTTTGCGTCCTGGTAGCGGCAACATCAAAATTAACAACCGTGAACTGAACGAATACTTCGGTCGTGAAACGGCTCAAATGGTTGTTCGTCAACCATTAGAATTAGTTGAAATGACTGAAAAGTTTGACATGTACATCACTGTAAGTGGTGGTGGTACTACCGGTCAGGCGGGTGCAATTCGTCACGGTATTACTCGTGCATTAATGCAATACGACGAAGCTTTACGTGGTCCATTACGTAAAGAAGGTTACGTTACCCGTGACGCTCGTCAAGTTGAACGTAAGAAAATCGGCTTGCATAAAGCACGTAAACGTCCACAGTTCTCAAAGCGTTAA
- the petA gene encoding ubiquinol-cytochrome c reductase iron-sulfur subunit, translating into MSNAPVDKGRRRFLTVATSVVGGAGAVAVAVPFIASWNPSAKAKNAGAPVEVNIRKAEPGQLVRVKWRGKPVWVVRRTPDMLEELGEIEGRLRDPNSQEPQQPPYAANQYRSIKEEFFVAVGICTHLGCSPSYLASGMGEHVEGVESGFFCPCHGSKFDVAGRVFQGVPAPLNLVVPPHYFIDDNTILVGEDKGQA; encoded by the coding sequence ATGAGCAATGCGCCTGTAGATAAAGGCCGCCGTCGTTTTTTGACTGTCGCAACCTCAGTGGTAGGTGGTGCAGGAGCGGTAGCAGTAGCCGTTCCTTTCATAGCATCGTGGAACCCAAGTGCGAAAGCAAAAAACGCGGGAGCGCCCGTAGAAGTAAATATACGCAAAGCTGAGCCTGGCCAGCTAGTCCGTGTTAAATGGCGTGGCAAGCCTGTATGGGTGGTTCGCCGTACACCGGACATGCTTGAAGAGTTGGGTGAAATAGAAGGTAGGCTTCGCGATCCGAATTCTCAAGAGCCGCAGCAGCCACCTTATGCGGCAAATCAATATCGCTCAATTAAAGAAGAATTCTTCGTTGCGGTTGGTATTTGTACCCACCTTGGTTGCTCTCCATCTTATCTTGCGAGCGGAATGGGGGAGCACGTTGAGGGCGTTGAGTCTGGCTTTTTCTGCCCATGCCACGGTTCTAAATTTGATGTCGCAGGGCGCGTATTCCAAGGTGTTCCTGCACCACTGAACCTGGTCGTGCCGCCACATTATTTTATCGACGATAACACCATTTTGGTGGGTGAAGATAAGGGGCAAGCATAA
- a CDS encoding cytochrome b has translation MFKRFVEWMDARIPMTKTWNIHLAQYPAPKNFNMWYVFGFLATIVLINQILTGVWLTMNYVPSADGAFASVEYIMRDVEYGWLLRYMHSTGASAFFVVVYLHMFRGMMYGSYQKPRELIWLFGMFIFLVLMAEAFMGYLLPWGQMSYWGAQVIISLFGAIPVIGDDLTLWIRGDYVISGATLNRFFALHVIALPLVLVILVFLHIVALHEVGSNNPDGIDTKKPKGSVPDEDKPKFKFHERFTNKKDIVDSIPFFPYYIIKDLFGFGVFLFLFCYVIFFNPEMGGFFLEPPNFEPANPLKTPEHIAPVWYFTPFYAILRAVPDKLFGVILMFAAIVFLALLPWLDRGRVRSIRYRSLLHKLNLGVFAISFVVLGYLGTQPATPVATIFAQIFTFLYFAFFGLLWFYSKREKTKPVPERVTSK, from the coding sequence ATGTTTAAGCGATTTGTAGAGTGGATGGATGCCCGCATCCCCATGACCAAAACCTGGAACATCCACCTGGCGCAGTATCCAGCTCCAAAAAACTTTAACATGTGGTATGTTTTTGGCTTTTTGGCAACCATCGTATTAATTAACCAAATACTGACTGGTGTCTGGTTAACCATGAACTATGTGCCAAGCGCCGACGGTGCCTTTGCCTCGGTTGAATACATCATGCGTGATGTCGAATACGGCTGGTTGTTGCGTTATATGCACTCCACCGGTGCCTCTGCGTTCTTCGTTGTCGTTTATCTGCATATGTTCCGCGGTATGATGTACGGTTCTTACCAGAAGCCTCGTGAGCTTATTTGGCTGTTTGGTATGTTCATCTTCCTGGTACTGATGGCCGAAGCCTTTATGGGCTACTTGCTGCCTTGGGGACAAATGTCTTACTGGGGCGCACAGGTTATTATTTCACTATTCGGTGCCATACCGGTTATTGGTGATGATTTAACCTTATGGATACGTGGTGATTACGTTATTTCCGGAGCGACGCTAAACCGCTTCTTCGCATTGCACGTTATTGCTTTGCCGCTAGTACTGGTTATTTTGGTGTTCCTGCACATTGTCGCTTTGCATGAGGTTGGTTCGAACAACCCTGACGGTATCGATACTAAGAAGCCGAAAGGCTCTGTGCCAGACGAAGACAAGCCGAAGTTTAAGTTCCACGAGCGTTTTACTAACAAGAAAGACATTGTCGATTCTATTCCGTTTTTCCCTTACTACATTATTAAGGATTTGTTCGGGTTCGGCGTGTTCTTGTTCTTGTTCTGTTACGTTATTTTCTTCAACCCGGAAATGGGAGGCTTTTTCCTTGAGCCGCCTAACTTTGAGCCGGCGAACCCCTTGAAAACACCGGAACACATTGCTCCTGTATGGTATTTCACGCCGTTCTATGCAATTTTACGTGCGGTGCCCGACAAGCTGTTTGGTGTTATTTTGATGTTCGCTGCTATTGTCTTCCTGGCCCTGTTGCCTTGGCTAGACCGTGGGCGAGTACGTTCTATTCGCTATCGTAGCCTGTTGCATAAGCTAAACCTCGGCGTATTTGCCATCAGTTTCGTTGTGCTGGGTTATTTGGGAACGCAACCGGCAACTCCTGTTGCAACAATATTCGCACAGATATTTACGTTCCTGTACTTTGCATTCTTCGGGCTGCTTTGGTTCTACAGTAAGCGCGAGAAGACTAAACCGGTACCAGAAAGGGTGACGTCGAAATGA
- a CDS encoding cytochrome c1 encodes MKKLLIALITLVPSLVFAAGPEVPLDKAEVDLHDKASLQRGAQLYMNYCLGCHQLQYHRYNRTFEDLGIPQELGEKNLQFTGDKAGDRITNNMNPESAANWFGTAVPDLTNVARVRGADWIYTYLRSFYKDDSRPFGVNNAVFPNVGMPHVLQELQGLPEKTYEERLIDGEMEDVYVGIETDGGGRLSESEYDQAMLDLTAFLVYTGEPMLLEQRRIGWFVFGFLLVFTILAWLLKKEFWKDLK; translated from the coding sequence ATGAAAAAATTGTTAATCGCTCTTATAACTTTGGTTCCGTCGCTTGTATTTGCGGCGGGCCCTGAAGTTCCCTTGGACAAGGCCGAAGTCGACTTACACGATAAAGCCTCACTGCAGCGCGGCGCGCAGTTATACATGAACTACTGTCTGGGTTGCCACCAACTGCAGTACCATCGTTATAACCGTACTTTTGAGGATCTTGGTATTCCGCAAGAGTTAGGCGAAAAGAACTTGCAGTTTACCGGCGACAAAGCCGGTGACAGAATTACCAATAATATGAATCCTGAATCAGCAGCGAACTGGTTTGGTACCGCGGTACCCGATCTAACGAACGTAGCCCGTGTACGCGGAGCGGACTGGATTTATACTTATTTACGTTCATTCTATAAAGATGACAGCCGTCCTTTCGGCGTCAATAATGCGGTGTTCCCAAATGTCGGAATGCCCCATGTATTGCAAGAACTTCAAGGGCTTCCGGAGAAGACTTATGAAGAACGCCTAATAGACGGTGAAATGGAAGACGTGTACGTCGGTATTGAAACCGATGGCGGCGGGCGTTTATCTGAAAGTGAATATGATCAAGCCATGTTGGATTTAACCGCTTTTCTGGTTTATACCGGAGAACCTATGTTATTAGAACAACGTCGCATTGGTTGGTTTGTTTTTGGTTTCCTGCTGGTATTCACCATTTTGGCATGGTTACTGAAAAAAGAGTTTTGGAAAGACCTGAAATAA
- the sspA gene encoding stringent starvation protein SspA has protein sequence MAVAANKRSVMTLYSGKDDLKSHQVRLVLAEKGVGVEITYVTDESTPEDLLQLNPYPEAKPTLVDRELVLYNAQIIMEYLDERFPHPPLMPVYPVARGTSRLMMYRIERDWYSLAEKIQKNDAQARQELKEGILSLAPIFADTPYFMSEEFSLVDCYLAPLLWRLPAYGIDLEGQGAKEIKQYMVRLFERKTFQDSLTEEEKELARN, from the coding sequence ATGGCTGTTGCAGCAAATAAACGCTCAGTAATGACGTTATATTCAGGAAAGGATGACTTAAAGAGTCATCAGGTACGTCTGGTGTTAGCTGAGAAAGGTGTTGGGGTCGAAATTACCTATGTGACCGACGAAAGTACGCCGGAGGATTTGTTACAGCTTAATCCGTACCCAGAGGCTAAACCCACTCTGGTTGACCGTGAGCTTGTGCTTTATAACGCTCAAATCATTATGGAATACTTGGACGAGCGTTTCCCGCATCCTCCTTTAATGCCTGTTTACCCGGTTGCTCGTGGTACGAGTCGTTTAATGATGTACCGAATTGAGCGCGACTGGTATAGCCTGGCTGAAAAGATCCAAAAGAACGATGCTCAGGCAAGGCAGGAACTGAAAGAAGGTATTCTTTCCCTGGCTCCTATTTTTGCCGATACACCGTATTTTATGAGCGAAGAATTTAGTCTGGTTGATTGTTATTTGGCTCCTCTGCTTTGGCGTTTGCCTGCTTACGGTATCGATTTAGAAGGTCAGGGCGCAAAAGAAATAAAGCAATATATGGTACGCCTGTTTGAACGCAAAACGTTCCAGGATTCTTTAACAGAAGAAGAGAAAGAACTCGCGCGTAATTAA
- a CDS encoding ClpXP protease specificity-enhancing factor, with amino-acid sequence MTPKRPYLLRALYEWIVDNDLTPHLVVDATIVGTVVPQNFVSEGQIVLNISPTAVQGLQLAHHEVRFNARFGGQPMQVIVPMTAALAIYARENGAGAMFEAEPELDKMPELDEEDKGSDDAEQKSAKKKPNLKVVK; translated from the coding sequence ATGACGCCGAAAAGACCTTATCTGCTGCGTGCATTGTACGAGTGGATAGTTGATAACGACCTGACCCCACACTTGGTGGTTGATGCGACTATTGTGGGAACCGTTGTGCCCCAGAACTTTGTTAGTGAAGGACAAATTGTACTAAACATTTCGCCAACAGCGGTTCAGGGGCTGCAACTGGCTCACCATGAAGTTCGCTTTAACGCGCGCTTTGGTGGACAGCCAATGCAGGTGATTGTGCCCATGACGGCGGCTTTAGCTATCTATGCCCGTGAGAACGGTGCCGGAGCGATGTTTGAGGCCGAGCCCGAACTGGACAAAATGCCTGAGCTTGATGAAGAAGATAAGGGTAGTGACGATGCTGAGCAAAAATCAGCAAAGAAAAAGCCCAACCTAAAAGTAGTTAAGTAA
- the dolP gene encoding division/outer membrane stress-associated lipid-binding lipoprotein: protein MTLSRTFLPVIFISLLSLQGCAAVAVGAAAVGISSATDPRTIGTQVDDQTIELKANAKLGNDEQLEDARVVAISYDTNVLLVGQVPSEALKRRAEETIKDTNGINKIFNQLRIGSKASAAVRAGDSWITSKIKLKFANNKSIDATNIKVVTENAEVFLLGHVSQIEADTAVEVARNVDGVERVIKALTIKR from the coding sequence ATGACTTTATCTAGAACCTTTTTACCTGTCATTTTTATCAGTTTATTAAGTTTACAGGGCTGCGCCGCAGTTGCTGTCGGAGCAGCCGCAGTAGGAATATCTTCAGCTACTGATCCGCGGACAATTGGAACACAAGTGGATGATCAGACTATCGAATTGAAAGCTAACGCTAAACTGGGAAATGATGAACAACTTGAAGATGCCCGCGTGGTCGCTATCAGTTACGATACTAATGTTCTTTTGGTTGGCCAGGTTCCAAGCGAAGCTCTGAAAAGAAGAGCTGAAGAGACCATCAAAGACACTAACGGTATTAATAAAATTTTCAATCAACTGCGTATTGGCTCTAAAGCATCGGCAGCCGTGCGCGCCGGAGATAGCTGGATAACCAGCAAAATTAAGCTCAAGTTTGCTAATAATAAATCTATAGATGCAACTAATATCAAAGTAGTGACAGAGAACGCTGAGGTATTTTTACTAGGCCATGTAAGCCAGATTGAAGCAGATACCGCAGTAGAGGTTGCCAGAAACGTAGATGGCGTAGAGCGGGTAATTAAAGCACTAACTATTAAGCGTTAG
- a CDS encoding SIS domain-containing protein — protein sequence MNDELIKALFTESIQTQISAVESLTDEMATTVELLVANLLNGQRVFCCGDRTTGIVAQHFANLMTEGMKLERPPFPVLALALGKQKQLAALGQAGDILLVIADNQENEELASVMETAISRDMLIIALTGEGNDSVSGLLGANDIELRAPSLNPARILETQLFIVHGLCEQIENTIFPQEH from the coding sequence ATGAATGACGAATTGATTAAGGCGCTTTTTACAGAAAGCATACAGACACAAATTTCAGCGGTGGAAAGCCTGACCGACGAGATGGCCACAACGGTGGAACTGTTAGTGGCTAATTTGTTGAATGGTCAGCGTGTCTTTTGCTGCGGCGACCGCACGACAGGAATCGTTGCTCAGCACTTTGCAAACCTCATGACCGAAGGCATGAAATTAGAGCGTCCTCCCTTTCCAGTACTAGCATTGGCCCTTGGCAAGCAAAAACAGCTTGCGGCACTGGGTCAAGCCGGTGATATTCTACTGGTCATAGCAGACAACCAAGAGAATGAAGAGTTAGCATCGGTTATGGAAACAGCTATTAGCCGCGATATGCTTATTATTGCTTTAACCGGCGAGGGCAACGATTCTGTTTCCGGTTTACTAGGTGCTAACGATATCGAATTAAGGGCACCCAGTTTAAATCCGGCTCGTATACTAGAAACTCAGCTGTTTATTGTCCACGGCTTGTGTGAACAAATTGAAAACACGATCTTTCCGCAGGAGCACTGA
- a CDS encoding YraN family protein produces MQEVVTGKRAELLSAEFLKKNNLTIICKNYRIDGGEVDIIARDGHYWVFCEVKFRDDESFAAVIEQIQPQQCRRIRYTARHYLLSNNIDEHTAAIRFDVIAIVGQPTKIEWFKDAF; encoded by the coding sequence ATGCAGGAAGTCGTTACCGGTAAGCGCGCTGAATTACTCTCAGCCGAGTTTCTGAAGAAAAACAACCTTACAATTATTTGCAAAAATTACCGTATTGACGGTGGTGAAGTTGATATCATAGCCCGAGACGGTCATTACTGGGTGTTTTGCGAGGTGAAATTCCGGGACGATGAGAGTTTTGCGGCTGTTATTGAACAGATTCAGCCGCAGCAATGTCGCCGAATCCGGTACACCGCTCGCCACTATTTACTCAGTAATAATATCGATGAACATACTGCAGCTATACGTTTCGACGTAATTGCAATAGTAGGTCAGCCAACAAAAATCGAATGGTTTAAGGACGCATTCTGA
- a CDS encoding penicillin-binding protein activator, giving the protein MFRTHSFVLLALMALLVLTQCTSAPDRSTKDPAEAVDVADQELSLTEEKSAGDWLQEADAAANEVEQHSALIRAANAFQNEHQWQQAAAILSQLAPKKITHHSQKYYRLAKARWAAEQKVWAKVIEELEDVATQFNQREFRVLSLQLLSQAAYQQQDYWQSLVWQVDAQRFAEQRNTDTVWSIARRIKQSELPQQRPNDLALAGWWRLVDYHHQAMTHPDSLTSFLNQWQQSFPNHDAATLVDIWLEPPLKPSESELEAEQAPPEPTLAVLLPLSGRYKQQGQAVRDGVIARTGEMKNLRVVFIDSEASDIESQQKQISELSPVGIIGPLLKDKVAAWSAQPITGIPQVYLNQIDDEAAQNSLTNVFFALSPESEAQQAAQKINQQFPSSKSALVITADGSSGRRMVDAFTSSWENEQAEQPTISYFSEREDMKTTVERSLGLTDSQQRIRAVKIAAGKIIVDEQERSRRDISAIYLPGNLQQTRLLKPFIDVSVSPFAEPIPVYASSATHELRNRLGDSDLNGIIFSDVPWLIESSGKNILLSQWLELRNGWGLSLARLTAMGYDSVSLIQRLEMMNRMPGLVWSGLSGELHIDNSVVQRKLIWATFSKGEITLAKEADNAGSRYR; this is encoded by the coding sequence GTGTTTAGAACTCATTCATTTGTACTTTTAGCTCTAATGGCATTACTGGTATTGACCCAGTGTACCTCTGCCCCTGACCGTTCGACGAAGGACCCGGCAGAGGCTGTCGATGTCGCTGATCAGGAATTAAGCTTAACAGAAGAAAAGTCAGCCGGGGACTGGTTACAGGAGGCCGATGCAGCAGCAAATGAAGTTGAGCAACACTCTGCTTTAATAAGAGCCGCTAATGCTTTTCAAAATGAGCATCAATGGCAACAGGCGGCCGCTATTCTTTCGCAATTAGCTCCGAAAAAAATTACTCATCATAGTCAGAAGTATTACCGCCTGGCAAAAGCCCGCTGGGCCGCAGAGCAGAAAGTCTGGGCAAAGGTAATAGAAGAGCTTGAAGATGTTGCCACTCAGTTTAATCAACGAGAGTTTCGTGTTCTGAGTTTGCAGTTGCTTTCACAGGCCGCTTATCAGCAACAAGACTACTGGCAGTCGCTGGTCTGGCAAGTTGATGCCCAGCGCTTTGCAGAACAGCGGAATACCGATACAGTCTGGTCCATTGCGCGCCGGATTAAACAGTCAGAGCTTCCGCAGCAGCGGCCTAACGACCTGGCCCTGGCGGGTTGGTGGCGATTGGTCGATTATCATCATCAGGCAATGACTCACCCTGATAGTCTTACATCATTCTTAAATCAGTGGCAACAAAGCTTCCCAAACCACGACGCTGCTACTCTGGTCGACATCTGGCTCGAGCCGCCGTTAAAGCCGTCAGAAAGTGAACTGGAAGCCGAGCAGGCGCCCCCAGAACCTACCCTCGCGGTGTTATTACCATTATCCGGCCGCTACAAGCAACAAGGCCAAGCTGTGCGTGACGGTGTTATCGCCCGCACCGGCGAAATGAAAAACCTAAGAGTTGTCTTTATAGACAGCGAAGCGAGCGACATTGAGTCTCAGCAAAAACAAATATCGGAACTGAGCCCCGTAGGAATTATTGGCCCACTATTGAAAGACAAGGTAGCCGCGTGGTCAGCACAACCTATTACGGGTATTCCTCAGGTTTATCTTAATCAGATTGACGATGAAGCAGCACAAAACTCATTAACCAATGTCTTTTTCGCACTAAGCCCTGAGAGCGAAGCTCAGCAAGCCGCGCAGAAAATTAACCAGCAATTTCCCAGTTCAAAAAGTGCACTGGTCATTACTGCAGATGGCTCCAGCGGCCGCAGAATGGTTGATGCCTTCACCTCCAGTTGGGAAAATGAGCAGGCTGAACAGCCCACTATCTCCTATTTTTCTGAACGCGAAGATATGAAGACTACGGTCGAGCGTTCGCTGGGGTTAACTGACAGTCAGCAGCGTATTCGCGCAGTTAAAATTGCCGCAGGGAAAATTATTGTTGATGAGCAGGAACGCAGCCGAAGAGACATTAGTGCGATTTACCTGCCGGGCAATCTACAACAGACGCGTCTGTTAAAACCCTTTATTGATGTCAGCGTTTCGCCATTTGCAGAACCTATTCCTGTTTATGCCAGCTCGGCTACCCATGAACTCAGAAATCGTTTAGGTGATTCAGATCTTAATGGCATTATTTTTTCAGACGTTCCCTGGTTAATAGAGAGCTCAGGTAAAAACATACTTTTAAGTCAATGGCTTGAGTTGCGAAATGGGTGGGGTCTGTCGCTAGCGCGCTTAACCGCCATGGGATACGACAGCGTATCCTTGATTCAACGACTTGAAATGATGAATCGCATGCCTGGATTGGTCTGGTCGGGTTTAAGTGGTGAACTGCACATTGATAACTCAGTTGTTCAACGGAAGCTTATTTGGGCTACCTTTAGTAAAGGAGAAATCACCTTAGCTAAGGAAGCAGACAATGCAGGAAGTCGTTACCGGTAA
- the rsmI gene encoding 16S rRNA (cytidine(1402)-2'-O)-methyltransferase — MAEQGILYIVPTPIGNLGDITERAVKTLAEVAAIAAEDTRHTRKLMQHYGIQNDVFALHEHNETQRVDAVIERLLQGDSLALVSDAGTPLINDPGYVLVHRCRERGLKVIALPGACAVTVALSAAGLPTDRFAFEGFLPSKPQQRRAKLEALKTETRTVVVYESPHRILHTLTDMNVVLGSGRQIVLARELTKQFETYLNGTAAELLQALTDDTNQQRGEMVLLIAPAQSEADVRDGPGEAAKRTLLLLLEELPLKKAAAMTAKIHDERKNELYQWALENKNNE; from the coding sequence ATGGCAGAGCAGGGCATTCTTTATATTGTACCGACACCTATCGGTAATTTAGGCGATATAACGGAAAGAGCAGTTAAAACCTTGGCTGAAGTTGCAGCCATTGCAGCGGAAGATACTAGACATACACGCAAGCTAATGCAGCATTACGGTATACAAAATGATGTATTTGCCTTGCATGAACATAATGAGACACAGCGTGTGGATGCGGTTATCGAGCGTTTGCTGCAAGGTGATTCGCTGGCGTTAGTCAGTGATGCAGGTACGCCACTCATCAATGACCCTGGTTATGTTTTGGTGCATCGTTGCAGGGAACGCGGGCTGAAGGTTATTGCGTTACCCGGTGCCTGCGCTGTTACGGTTGCTCTGTCTGCAGCTGGGTTACCAACAGACCGGTTTGCTTTTGAAGGCTTTTTGCCATCAAAGCCCCAGCAACGTCGTGCAAAGCTGGAGGCTCTGAAGACCGAAACCCGGACTGTTGTGGTGTATGAAAGCCCTCACCGAATTTTACATACGCTGACTGATATGAACGTGGTTTTAGGCAGTGGCCGGCAGATAGTGCTTGCGCGCGAGTTGACTAAGCAGTTTGAGACATACTTAAATGGCACTGCGGCTGAATTGTTGCAGGCTTTAACCGACGATACAAACCAACAGCGCGGTGAAATGGTTTTGCTAATAGCACCGGCACAGTCAGAAGCCGATGTTCGTGACGGTCCGGGAGAAGCGGCTAAGCGCACGTTACTGCTGCTACTAGAAGAGTTGCCGTTAAAAAAGGCGGCAGCTATGACCGCAAAAATTCACGATGAACGGAAAAATGAACTCTACCAGTGGGCGCTTGAGAATAAAAATAATGAGTGA